A DNA window from Syntrophaceae bacterium contains the following coding sequences:
- a CDS encoding arsenic resistance protein translates to MMKILGTLNRNLAVAIPAAMALGFAVGMVMDARVLKGGILPLTFLMVYPMMVTMKLRKILEGGDGKAQAMAQAMNFGIVPFAAFGLGLAFFPGRPFLALGLLLAALVPTSGMTIAWTGFAKGNVEAAVKMTVVGLILGSLLTPLYLNSLLGAKVAVDLPAVFGQILLTVFLPMAAGYATQRALVRRYGQRDFEKRLAPRFPAFSTLGVLGIVFVAVALKAREIAAHPLLVGEVLVPVILLYGGNYLLGALAGKTFLNREDAIALVYGTVMRNLSIAMAVAMNAFGEAGAEAALVICAAYLVQVQSAAWSVGWVKRFFEPRILPVAAPEES, encoded by the coding sequence ATGATGAAGATCCTTGGAACCCTGAACCGGAACCTGGCGGTTGCGATCCCGGCAGCCATGGCGCTGGGGTTCGCCGTCGGCATGGTGATGGATGCGCGGGTCCTGAAAGGAGGGATCCTGCCCCTTACCTTCCTGATGGTCTATCCCATGATGGTGACGATGAAGCTCCGGAAGATCCTGGAGGGCGGGGACGGGAAGGCCCAGGCGATGGCCCAGGCCATGAACTTCGGGATCGTCCCCTTCGCCGCCTTCGGGCTGGGTCTGGCCTTCTTTCCCGGCCGGCCCTTCCTGGCCCTGGGGCTGCTCCTGGCGGCGCTGGTGCCGACGAGCGGCATGACCATCGCCTGGACGGGCTTCGCAAAGGGGAACGTCGAGGCGGCGGTGAAGATGACCGTCGTGGGGCTGATCCTGGGCTCGCTCCTGACGCCCCTCTACCTCAACTCCCTCCTGGGAGCGAAGGTGGCCGTCGACCTCCCGGCCGTATTCGGGCAAATCCTGCTTACGGTCTTTCTGCCCATGGCGGCGGGGTACGCGACACAGCGCGCGCTGGTCCGGCGTTACGGTCAGCGGGATTTTGAAAAGCGACTGGCACCACGCTTTCCGGCTTTTTCAACCCTGGGCGTCCTGGGGATCGTCTTCGTCGCCGTGGCCCTGAAAGCAAGGGAGATCGCCGCCCATCCGCTCCTGGTCGGAGAGGTGCTCGTTCCGGTAATCCTCCTCTATGGGGGAAATTACCTGCTCGGTGCCTTGGCAGGGAAGACGTTCCTGAACCGGGAAGACGCCATCGCCCTCGTGTACGGGACGGTCATGCGGAACCTTTCCATTGCCATGGCCGTGGCCATGAACGCCTTCGGAGAGGCGGGCGCCGAGGCGGCCCTGGTCATCTGCGCGGCCTATCTCGTCCAGGTCCAGTCCGCCGCCTGGTCCGTCGGCTGGGTGAAGCGGTTCTTCGAGCCGCGGATCCTTCCCGTTGCAGCACCCGAAGAGTCCTGA
- the trxA gene encoding thioredoxin: protein MNTREHLKSVNDASFDVEVLKAERPTLVDFWAPWCGPCRAMGPVLEEIARDYEGRLNVVKVNVDENPKTSLLYGVRSIPTLLVIRDGEVRETRVGMLPREQLAAIVDRSLQ, encoded by the coding sequence ATGAATACCCGGGAACATTTGAAGTCCGTGAACGATGCATCCTTCGACGTTGAGGTGCTGAAGGCGGAGCGGCCGACACTGGTCGATTTCTGGGCGCCCTGGTGCGGACCCTGCCGGGCGATGGGGCCCGTCCTTGAGGAAATCGCCCGGGATTACGAAGGGCGACTGAACGTGGTCAAGGTCAATGTGGACGAGAATCCGAAGACGTCGCTCCTGTACGGGGTGCGGAGCATCCCGACGCTCCTGGTGATCCGGGACGGAGAGGTCCGGGAAACCCGGGTCGGCATGCTGCCGCGGGAGCAGCTTGCCGCCATCGTCGACCGCAGTCTCCAGTAA